A genomic region of Cydia amplana chromosome 27, ilCydAmpl1.1, whole genome shotgun sequence contains the following coding sequences:
- the LOC134660416 gene encoding uncharacterized protein LOC134660416 yields the protein MMIPNKKVQNSKSNQAQASPWLLCPSKSFPGKFYYFNGSTGETAWSLSDTDKNLKKGPIHRVTDKVHTYPEPFDPPLDDSTNTTNSFSSLKNTGNAFTYHANVRPSPVFGQAVFPKYVQPDFMPKFIWTLTPMYVPNQMTQHRQMLDQITQTYVPDKTMYVPSLNSRFQAVKRPTFAPEFRFQPFKEKPIFDQASNFEPMVPKPKMKDEACQTFIPRLQRLRTQSEIDTTTKSALKPSRSVENLSSTKDVETSTLSPPSKVENGSDKLSELDKNDLRFKLVAKKKKVETVVVEKAETATDQSKATKIRDGLPPEGILPKKRVTFDLQEPGASHTSSEEVHVIDQSPDPHIERPLWYVAADTEALLSGLQCIEEFVKSDASCRLLVPHAVYSELKSLGRGENGAVPARLVLRKIIAHDNSIVVQSKPEYELSPEDSMLQCCWSLLREDCHVILITNNKSIRKKAKTINLECYNLDDITMEEGIDNEIDPVINNDLTKLKIIVNNDNKKSIIVENDTKKSENLFMQNLKEINGFSVTKPNGINIRPSRINLQLETDNIFSMDSSSDKLINLTRPKDKVKAAFNSELTNVKDQIVNLSITENSPVQNRTKRIMENVFRNTGLNDKTCQNPSLDLRKQNASAKINVDKINQIVPKNVEDIDASDLDIRLNTIENNQEKFRDTIKVSGITKLNNQFNLEEELGRFCIKNSVMENRVKSRIDEWVCRLRQAMEGALSDLLLNENTKAKRMNPPMNTLFEGILGTGEIFRKHTNIKLIIDQFPIELISCSFNNGKLQKDFKPNEFMKLAGFSVILIEQLKKIVNCEELYEAEEMLEHLIKNIENPKTDIDLSLEKVNTPIFSRSEIEDTKTPIVFRKSRTEVLEYLKKHFAECRSETDTTDTVECFDNEPNILITCGKNLNTLKITNTRTITVEKTNSALNTQTNNENNEKSNVNNHPKVIRNVKIIDAFEERLKKHAQLESDELDYEESVYTKSDITEIKSEKPDEYDVMDDLCVSDSDTDSECTRAYRLAKIFLAKVKTTLIRIYNFM from the exons ATGATGATTCCGAACAAGAAAGTACAGAATTCTAAGAGCAATCAAGCCCAAGCAAGTCCATGGCTACTGTGCCCATCGAAGAGTTTCCCCGGAAAGTTTTACTATTTCAATGGTTCAACCGGTGAGACCGCGTGGAGCCTTAGCGATACAGAT AAAAATTTGAAAAAGGGCCCAATCCATAGAGTAACAGATAAAGTCCACACCTATCCTGAACCTTTTGATCCGCCCTTAGACGACAGTACCAACACAACAAACTCCTTCTCGTCTCTAAAAAACACCGGCAACGCATTCACGTACCATGCCAACGTCAGGCCTTCACCCGTATTTGGGCAAGCGGTGTTCCCAAAATATGTCCAACCGGACTTTATGCCCAAATTTATATGGACACTGACACCGATGTATGTGCCAAATCAAATGACGCAACACAGGCAAATGCTGGATCAAATAACACAGACATACGTGCCGGATAAAACAATGTATGTTCCGTCTTTAAACAGCCGTTTTCAAGCAGTAAAAAGGCCAACGTTCGCTCCAGAGTTCCGATTCCAGCCGTTTAAAGAAAAACCAATATTTGATCAAGCTTCAAACTTTGAACCAATGGTTCCCAAACCTAAGATGAAGGATGAAGCTTGTCAAACATTCATACCAAGACTACAGAGACTTAGAACCCAATCAGAAATCGATACAACGACAAAATCAGCTCTAAAACCAAGCAGGTCTGTGGAAAATCTCTCATCAACTAAGGATGTGGAAACATCAACTCTAAGTCCTCCAAGTAAGGTTGAGAATGGAAGTGACAAGTTGAGTGAGCTGGATAAGAATGATTTGAGGTTCAAACTGGTGGCTAAAAAGAAGAAAGTGGAAACGGTGGTGGTGGAGAAGGCAGAAACAGCCAcag ACCAATCAAAGGCAACTAAAATACGAGATGGCTTACCACCAGAAGGCATATTGCCGAAGAAACGAGTGACCTTCGACCTTCAGGAGCCAGGGGCCAGCCACACTAGCTCTGAAGAAGTACATGTAATTGACCAG AGCCCCGATCCTCACATAGAAAGGCCGCTGTGGTACGTGGCTGCCGACACGGAAGCACTACTGTCGGGTTTGCAGTGTATAGAGGAATTCGTCAAAAGTG ATGCTAGCTGTCGGTTGCTAGTCCCACACGCAGTATACTCGGAGCTGAAGTCTCTGGGTCGGGGGGAAAATGGGGCGGTGCCCGCGCGACTGGTGCTTAGAAAAATAATCGCACACGACAACAGCATCGTAG TACAGAGTAAACCGGAATACGAGCTGTCACCTGAAGACAGCATGCTGCAGTGCTGCTGGAGTCTGCTGCGAGAGGACTGTCACGTG ATTCtcataacaaataataaaagcaTAAGGAAAAAAGCGAAAACAATTAATTTAGAATGCTATAATCTAGACGATATAACAATGGAAGAAGGCATCGATAACGAAATCGATCCAGTGATCAATAATGATCTAACGAAGTTGaaaattatagtaaacaatGATAATAAGAAATCAATAATAGTAGAAAATGATACAAAGAAATCTGAAAATCTGTTCATGCAAAATTTGAAAGAAATAAACGGTTTTTCTGTTACTAAACCCAATGGTATTAATATACGTCCGTCTAGAATAAACTTGCAACTTGAAACTGATAATATCTTCAGCATGGACTCTAGTTctgataaactaataaatttgaCTAGACCTAAGGATAAAGTGAAAGCTGCGTTCAATTCTGAATTAACTAACGTAAAAGATCAAATTGTGAATCTTAGCATAACTGAAAATAGTCCTGTACAGAATCGAACTAAACGGATTATGGAAAATGTGTTTCGGAATACGGGGCTTAATGATAAAACCTGTCAAAACCCGTCCTTAGATCTACGAAAACAAAATGCAAGCGCCAAAATAAATGTAGATAAAATTAATCAGATCGTACCAAAAAATGTTGAAGATATTGACGCTAGCGACTTAGATATAAGACTGAACACGATAGAAAATAATCAAGAAAAATTTAGAGATACTATAAAAGTAAGCGGTATTACCAAATTGAATAATCAATTCAATTTGGAAGAAGAATTAGGGAGATTTTGCATTAAAAACTCTGTAATGGAAAACAGAGTTAAAAGTAGAATAGACGAATGGGTTTGCCGCTTGCGTCAAGCCATGGAAGGAGCTTTATCAGATCTCcttttaaatgaaaatactaaGGCTAAAAGAATGAATCCACCTATGAATACCCTGTTTGAAGGAATACTGGGAACAGGTGAAATATTCAGAAAGCACACaaatataaaacttattatTGATCAGTTTCCAATAGAACTGATAAGTTGCAGTTTTAACAATGGAAAATTACAGAAAGATTTTAAACCAAACGAATTTATGAAACTGGCGGGTTTCAGTGTGATTCTTATAGAACAATTGAAGAAGATTGTGAATTGCGAAGAATTGTACGAAGCAGAAGAAATGCTAGAACATTTGATCAAAAACATAGAAAATCCTAAAACTGATATAGATCTGTCTTTAGAAAAAGTTAACACGCCTATATTTAGTAGAAGTGAAATTGAAGATACAAAAACACCGATAGTTTTCAGAAAGAGCCGAACGGAAGTTCTAGAATATTTGAAAAAACATTTTGCGGAGTGCCGAAGTGAAACAGACACGACAGATACTGTTGAATGCTTTGACAATGAGCCAAATATACTTATAACTTGCGGTAAAAACTTGAATACGCTAAAAATTACTAACACTAGAACTATTACTGTAGAAAAAACAAACAGTGCACTCAACACGCAAACTAACAATGAGAATAATGAGAAATCAAATGTCAATAATCACCCGAAAGTAATAAGAAACGTTAAAATCATAGACGCTTTTGAAGAAAGACTCAAAAAGCACGCACAACTAGAATCAGATGAGCTTGATTATGAAGAATCTGTTTATACTAAATCAGATATTACTGAGATTAAGAGCGAAAAACCGGATGAATACGATGTTATGGATGATTTGTGTGTGTCGGATAGCGACACTGATTCAGAATGCACCCGAGCGTACCGATTGGCAAAGATATTTTTGGCGAAAGTGAAAACTACTTTGATACGGATATATAACTTCATGTAA